In a genomic window of Muntiacus reevesi chromosome 1, mMunRee1.1, whole genome shotgun sequence:
- the PEX11B gene encoding peroxisomal membrane protein 11B produces MDAWVRFSAQSQARERLCRAAQYACSLLGHALQKHGASPELQKQIRQLEGHLSLGRKLLRLGNSADALESAKRAVHLSDVVLRFCITVSHLNRALYFACDNVLWAGKSGLAPRVDQEKWAQRSFRYYLFSLIMNLSRDAYEIRLLMEQESSACSRRLKGSGGVLGGIETGGPGSPGAPGGGLPQVALKLRLQVLLLARVLRGHPPLLLDVVRNACDLFIPLDKLGLWRCGPGIVGLCGLVSSILSILTLICPWLRLKP; encoded by the exons ATGGACGCCTGGGTCCGCTTCAGCGCCCAGAGCCAGGCCCGGGAGCGACTGTGTAG ggcTGCCCAATATGCTTGCTCCCTTCTTGGCCATGCACTGCAGAAACATGGGGCCAGTCCTGAGTTACAGAAACAGATTCGACAACTGGAAGGTCATCTGAGCCTAGGAAGAAAGC TTCTACGCCTCGGTAACTCAGCAGATGCCCTTGAGTCAGCCAAACGAGCTGTGCACCTATCAGATGTTGTCCTGAGATTCTGCATCACTGTTAGTCATCTCAATAGAGCCTTGTACTTCGCCTGTGACAATGTCCTATGGGCTGGGAAGTCTGGACTCGCTCCCCGTGTGGATCAGGAGAAGTGGGCCCAGCGTTCTTTCAG GTACTATCTGTTTTCCCTCATCATGAATTTGAGCCGTGATGCTTATGAGATCCGCCTACTGATGGAACAAGAGTCTTCAGCTTGTAGCCGGCGACTGAAGGGTTCTGGAGGAGTCCTAGGAGGAATTGAAACTGGAGGACCTGGGAGTCCAGGGGCTCCAGGAGGAGGTCTGCCCCAGGTGGCTCTGAAGCTTCGGCTCCAGGTTCTGCTGCTGGCTCGGGTCCTTCGGGgtcatccccctctcctgctGGATGTGGTCAGAAATGCCTGTGATCTCTTCATCCCACTGGACAAACTAGGCCTCTGGCGCTGTGGCCCTGGGATTGTGGGGCTTTGTGGCCTCGTGTCCTCCATCCTGTCTATTCTCACCCTAATCTGCCCTTGGCTACGACTCAAACCCTGA